From a single Arachis hypogaea cultivar Tifrunner chromosome 3, arahy.Tifrunner.gnm2.J5K5, whole genome shotgun sequence genomic region:
- the LOC112789281 gene encoding phosphatidylinositol N-acetylglucosaminyltransferase subunit C isoform X2, which produces MQPGFDDNHTNESFLEGMVMNANVVRRDMLKVMLGSVSISEYLCIVALVVLVWTYTLESTIDENCLLCIDVSLLVSGFLILLFTQEKISLSILVHHYFLNISFFIMGLYVLAPIYQTLTRSISSDSIWALTVSLLVIHLFLHDYSESTVNAPGALKNPALTSCISVNASVVASVFIASRLPSRLDVFAIMLFSLQVFLFGPLVTYCIKKYSFRLHLCFSISLMVVTLRFVYMLHCLLFVLLLSLLVFVNVVCPYWLIRIQEYKFEINGPWDEAKLCFAITD; this is translated from the coding sequence ATGCAACCTGGTTTTGATGACAATCATACCAATGAATCTTTCCTTGAAGGAATGGTCATGAATGCCAATGTTGTAAGAAGGGACATGCTAAAGGTGATGTTAGGCTCTGTTTCCATTTCTGAATACTTATGCATTGTAGCTCTTGTTGTCTTAGTATGGACCTACACACTAGAATCAACCattgatgagaattgtcttctgTGCATAGATGTTAGTCTTCTTGTTTCGGGTTTCTTGATTCTCCTTTTCACTCAGGAAAAGATTTCCCTTAGCATCCTTGTTCATCATTATTTCCTCAATATCTCGTTTTTCATAATGGGATTGTATGTTTTGGCTCCCATCTACCAAACCCTTACAAGATCCATCAGTTCTGATTCCATTTGGGCGTTAACCGTATCGCTCCTCGTGATTCACCTTTTTCTGCATGACTATTCGGAATCAACTGTCAATGCACCGGGGGCTCTCAAAAATCCTGCATTGACCAGTTGCATCTCTGTAAATGCTTCTGTAGTTGCCTCTGTATTCATTGCTTCTCGCCTTCCGTCAAGACTAGATGTTTTTGCCATCATGCTATTCTCCTTGCAAGTTTTCCTATTTGGTCCCCTGGTTACTTACTGCATTAAGAAATATTCGTTCCGTTTACACCTGTGTTTTTCTATCAGTTTGATGGTTGTGACATTAAGATTCGTGTACATGCTGCATTGCTTACTTTTCGTGTTGTTGCTTAGTTTGCTGGTTTTTGTCAATGTGGTCTGCCCTTATTGGCTTATACGGATCCAGGAgtacaagtttgagatcaatggACCTTGGGATGAGGCTAAGCTTTGTTTTGCTATTACAGATTGA
- the LOC112789281 gene encoding phosphatidylinositol N-acetylglucosaminyltransferase subunit C isoform X1: MDHHLASDSPQVRPRWRKVAYGGMQPGFDDNHTNESFLEGMVMNANVVRRDMLKVMLGSVSISEYLCIVALVVLVWTYTLESTIDENCLLCIDVSLLVSGFLILLFTQEKISLSILVHHYFLNISFFIMGLYVLAPIYQTLTRSISSDSIWALTVSLLVIHLFLHDYSESTVNAPGALKNPALTSCISVNASVVASVFIASRLPSRLDVFAIMLFSLQVFLFGPLVTYCIKKYSFRLHLCFSISLMVVTLRFVYMLHCLLFVLLLSLLVFVNVVCPYWLIRIQEYKFEINGPWDEAKLCFAITD, translated from the coding sequence ATGGATCATCACTTGGCTAGTGATTCTCCGCAGGTTCGTCCTAGATGGAGGAAAGTAGCATATGGCGGTATGCAACCTGGTTTTGATGACAATCATACCAATGAATCTTTCCTTGAAGGAATGGTCATGAATGCCAATGTTGTAAGAAGGGACATGCTAAAGGTGATGTTAGGCTCTGTTTCCATTTCTGAATACTTATGCATTGTAGCTCTTGTTGTCTTAGTATGGACCTACACACTAGAATCAACCattgatgagaattgtcttctgTGCATAGATGTTAGTCTTCTTGTTTCGGGTTTCTTGATTCTCCTTTTCACTCAGGAAAAGATTTCCCTTAGCATCCTTGTTCATCATTATTTCCTCAATATCTCGTTTTTCATAATGGGATTGTATGTTTTGGCTCCCATCTACCAAACCCTTACAAGATCCATCAGTTCTGATTCCATTTGGGCGTTAACCGTATCGCTCCTCGTGATTCACCTTTTTCTGCATGACTATTCGGAATCAACTGTCAATGCACCGGGGGCTCTCAAAAATCCTGCATTGACCAGTTGCATCTCTGTAAATGCTTCTGTAGTTGCCTCTGTATTCATTGCTTCTCGCCTTCCGTCAAGACTAGATGTTTTTGCCATCATGCTATTCTCCTTGCAAGTTTTCCTATTTGGTCCCCTGGTTACTTACTGCATTAAGAAATATTCGTTCCGTTTACACCTGTGTTTTTCTATCAGTTTGATGGTTGTGACATTAAGATTCGTGTACATGCTGCATTGCTTACTTTTCGTGTTGTTGCTTAGTTTGCTGGTTTTTGTCAATGTGGTCTGCCCTTATTGGCTTATACGGATCCAGGAgtacaagtttgagatcaatggACCTTGGGATGAGGCTAAGCTTTGTTTTGCTATTACAGATTGA